The segment ATGGAATGATTTCGCGGACTGAATTCAAAAGGAatttcaaactgcatttgcaaatgtgttttctatttgttcgtgttaaaattgtgacataattcaaacacGAATGCAAACCGTtcgcatttgcatttacgcgaacgcacaatgtctgccaaatttcaaaaggaaaagcaaagtctatttgcaagtTAATTACCTCTGttttacgagttacgaccctgccatatttaaatagcaattccccatatgctatttcacttcctctggcatCGCGTATTGAGCCTGCCAAAAcccaaatgaaatcgcaaatctctttgcatttgtgtttcctctgacttgtacagaaacctgtcaatcaatggcgggggtgagCTTATACAATGGGGTCTGTTTGCATGGGGAAGTGACGggtggtaatattataataagagcctgcgtctaagtcacatcaggagcgaaatctgaacggctcgatttctcacatgcttgcagagaaaggcttaccaaaacaaagtgactggggatcttgtttttcatgttttctgggttgctagatgcacccgGGACCccattatagcacttaaacacagaacaaATGTGACTTTCATACAATGGCTCCTTTAAGATATTTTAACTACATATTATTTACATGGTAGACTCTGAATAAAGCATATAATAAGACCCAgagcctcatttataaaacaaagttcatatttataaaacggCCTTTGACATGCTGGTCCGAGTGCTGCCGCTTGTAAAGAATTTTATGTTGAAAGGGAGAAGGGGGAGTCTGCAGACCTGGAGCAGGCAGTTTTACGCCCGTTTTTACTTATTTGTCCAGTAGGGGGAACTATACATTAAGAACCACCAGAACAGACATAAGAACAAAGCACTTTGGATCtcgtttttgccaagtggttgatgtccttagggcaacatcatgttgaccattgtttttcacttatcatttccctctgattttaggggtaagttatgggttgggctttggtgtgggtttaggttttatttataaaaatgttgtccttaggtcaacaaaatatgttgccctgaggacatcaaccacttggcaaaatcaggtcgagcgatAACTTCATCCTCCATCACGAGTTAtggtaaataaacgtttttgttatCAGGCAATCGTCCAACATGTATAGTTTTAAACAATCCATTGATATCGATATGAATTCATTTCAACATCTAAAAAGATATGTATGTGTAATTTATACTCaaagacaataaaatgtatactttttgaCCAGGTCGATGTTCTGTCTGGATCAACCTTAGCTAACCACGTGTATGCTTGATCACACGTAGGCACTTTGGGAAATTAACGTACAATTTAGGACGATTTGGTTTTTCTACgcagcattttattttaaatgaggcCCCAAGTGCATAACATAAAAAAGTGAAGTTAATGTGGTTTCAACAAACCATCACCCCTGTTTCAAAGTCTATGTGAGATGAAAAGATCGCTCTTTGCTCTTCTGTAGCTTGCAACACAATTCACGCAGCCGGCATGCTCTACTCATTCATTAACATGACTTGTGTTGGACAATGTTTAAAAAGACATCAATCCAAGGTCAGCTGATAAACTGGAAATAGGGTACTTTGATTACGGATGCCCTCCCTATGAGGAACGTAATTGTGTCAGATACGCCTCCATAATAAACAGTCAGATGGGACAAGGGGCAGAGAAGGACATGACTCATGCATGCACCTTACATAAATGCTCAAATCTAGCCAAACAACTGCACGGGACAAGGACACAGACACTAGCCCTAGATTTCATGTTAAGGAGACACATAAacagtgttttttgtttgcattGCTTTTGAAGATTTTGAGTTGAGTTAGTTTGATTTAACCGTTTGTGAGTTTCATTTAGTCTCCACACGTCTGGTTCGGTTTGACCTAACAAACACACGAACAAAAGCTTGTTTGTCTACCTGCTAATCATATCTGTATCACTGCTGTTTAAACTTCGGCTCAACGGTGCCTCCTGCTGAGCAAAAGTGGAATTACTACTATAATTTTCACGAAAACATTATTTctttgcaaaacaaaacagacagaCGAATACAACAGTGCAGACAAGAATATgttcacataaaacataattttacgcTGACAAAATATCGACAAAAATATTTGTCTGCTTCATTTATATGTGCATTATATTTCTATGCAAGCAATTAATTAATGGACTAAAAAATATGCAGTAATGTTAACATGATATGCAGTGTTAAAAAGCTTCAAGGTAGCCTACATTTAGACAAAGATCCTGTGATGTCATAACAAAGACTGAAATCCTTCTTCATTCTGCTTCATTTCTTAACCAAAATACTctcaaactaaacatttatgAAGGATGGTTGCTGATGATGGCGGGGTGGAGGATTAAGAAGACGCATCCGTCTCCTTCTCACAGATCCAGCGGCGGGACATATAGCAGGGGGCGTCGTACCAGCTCTTTGTAGCAGTACGATTTAAAACCTCAGTTTTCACAATGTAACAAcagtcttcatcatcatcatgattGTTGGGCTCTCCATCCTCCCAGAAACTATAAGCACAAAGTAGAATTTTTCTAAGGGTGTTAATaggttaaaggagtagttcaccttcaaaatgaaaattctgtcaacatttaccctcttgtcatatcaaacctgtatgaatttctttcttacgcagaacacaaaataagatattttgaagaatgacgtaacagccccccattcactttcattggttGCAATataagggggggggggctgtgctgtctgttaccaacattttccaaaaaatcttcttttgtgttctgcagaagaaaaaaagtcatagtcaggtaaggaatgagggtgagtaaatgatgacagaattttcattttgaaggtgaactactctttTAATCACAGATTTAGCAGATTTATGATCATTTTATGTGTGATGACAATACGCACATTTACTAAATATAACACAACAATAACACATTTGTCCTGACCTCTGACACAGAGAATAAATCATTCAAGCCTAATTGTAActgaaaacttcttaaatctTTATTTAGAAAGAGGAAGGAAAAAAGGAACTTAAacgtaaaaaacaaacatcagcaTCACAAATAAAGAGGAGTGAAAGAATATGATTTAGCACTTTCAAATGTCTTGTGAGATGTTTGTGGTCATGTGTATTGAGCTACTGACGCAATGTGGAGAAACTGTTGAGTATAATaaatcttacatcataatttaTAATCTTGAACATTGAATATTTCTAAGTCTAGAATTGTATCTTGTAAAGCTCAAATTTAGCTTCCTTCACTCACCCTCCAACCAGTTTGGTTCCATCCACCCAGTACCAGTCATCTTCTACCTTTTCATCACTTATGCCAATCCAGTAAGCGTTCCAGTGACCACGTGGCAGCAGGTCCCAAATAAAAGTCTGCGACAGGTGAAGATATCAgaaatatttcaaatggatgGCAATGTTAggaaatattcttaaaatgatTCCTTAAGTTCCTTAAgcagtttattttcagtttattagCTTACAAGTTTCGGGTAATGTCTACACTAATTTGGCACTGCAAGCCAATAGTTTTACGATTTTAAAATCAATCTTCTCGAGGTCACTTAATATGAAACAAACATACAGGACTACACACTAATGTCAATATAAttctaaagtgatagttcatctgaaatcaacattttgtcagcatcaacgactacttctataccccagtaaaaatgtcagtttgacatcattcaGATTCAACCCACGTTGAGATGAGCCTGCAattcatgtttcaaacagagatggcgatatacaGGCAAAAGTAACAGATTGCAACGGTAATATCCACTAGAGCTGTCGTTGTTCCTCACCTGTTCTTCAGGCGTGTGGATGATGGCCAGGTGTCCTCCTCTCTGCTTACAGAAAGCCTGACTGTATGACCAGCTATTGGTGTCATCAGAAATAAAGTAACAGCTGCCGCTGAAGTAATGCCAGTCAGACGGGCAGGAATCACTCGCCGTCACTCGCCCGGGAGTGGATTGTGTTGTCACTTGAACTGGAGTGGAAGCGGATGCTTCTATAGAGAGAAACAGTGGCTGAAATTCAttgtacaaaacaaaatacatgcaaaccaatgtttttatttgatgaaatggatagttcacccaaaaatcagaattttttcaccatttactcatcctcgtgtcattacaaacctgtgtgactttctgttattcttctgttgaacactaaagaaaacgttttgaagaatgttgcattcacatttacatttagtcatttagcagacacttttatccaaagcgacttacaaagaatataaggagcaataagcgatatgtcatacaggagcaataatgcaataggtgccaatacaaagttactagtttcaacaaaagctagaccactacctgttgagagaaagagagagggttagtgtgttttttttcaattgtctgtcaagtattcacaaaagagatgggttttaagtagttttttgaatgttgtgagagatgtggttgaccggaccgaattaggaagaatgttccaccaggaaggagttgtgaaggagaatgagcgggaaagcgatttactgcccttatgggaaggcagtacaagacgctGCTGGTGTGCTGAACACAGGGATCTTGATGgagtgtaggagtgtaggagggtgtgaaagtatgccggtgcagatccagtgacagtcctgtaggcaagcattagtgacttgaatctgatacgggcttcaaccggtagccagtggagggagatgaaaaggggcgtcacatgagcccttttgggctgttggaagatgaggcgtgctgctgcgttctggaCCAGCTAGAGtggtccaaccttgagattaccagggcctggacaaggagttgtgctgcatgctcagtgagatagggtctaacctttctaatgttgaataaggcatatcggcatgaccgcgttgtctttgcaatgtgatcattgaaggacagctgttcaaaagtcaaatatgactccgaggttcctggctgttttggaaggagtgattgtgatattgccaagttggatggtgagatcgtgctgcaccgtggggtgtgccggaaacacgagtagttctgtcttggccgggttcagctggaggtgatcttctttcatccaagccgagATGTCCTTTAGGCAGGTGataggagaagccgtgtgcccgtatgatgggtcccaaggatgtcgtgtagatggaaaaaagcagcggtccaagcaccgatccctgagggaccccagtgatcatgtggtgagcagtggacagcgagcccctccatgacaccctgaaggatctgccggagaggtaggatttgaaccagcggagaggagagcctgagattcctagagatgacagggttgctagcagtatctggtgattgacagtgtcaaacgctgcagataggtctagcagaatcaggaccgaggatttagattccgcctggGCTAGctgcagtgcttctgtgaccgatagcagtgcagtctcagtggagtggtttgttttgaagccagactgcttgtcatccagtagtttgttctgggataggtagtGCAGGTGCGAGTGTGCTGGatgtggcctgaaggagatgggagggtaTTGGgacaaggggacaggtggtggggtggctggagagaagtctggtgacttcagtgtcagtcagtggggtgaaagaggagagttcaatgtttgaagtgagggaggtgtgtaccgaggtctgaggtgctaAGAATTGTTCactgatggatgatgttttctcagtgaaaaatacagcaaagtCCTCCGCggtcaaagatgaagtgggtgggggaggaggggggcaaagaagagagttaaatgtcttgaaaagctgccgagTGTTAGGCGCATTGCTCACCTTGGTGGTTGTGCAAAAGACCCAAGCTGAGGAGTTAACACACCGGAATGTGGTAGGGATATTCACTGTTCCTAGAGGAGCTTTTATTATGAAAGCAAGCAGCGCTCATCCGGAGTGATCACGGAAGAGCGCTAGTTGGAACAGCGCGTGGGACAGTTGTGTGGCATACACAGGCTCGTAAATCAGGCTGTAACTGAACCATCCGTGCCAGGTTATAATGTAGTGTGCTAATGTGCGCCCAATAAGAGAGAGTACAGATAAAGTTATATGTGTTCGCTTGAAATGTGTTCCTTATTGTTAATGCTAACATGCTATTAGCTACACAGCTGTTCATAGCTGTGATAATCACTCATGTTACTGTTTGTAAGCGTGTTGCTAATGAAGAGCGTTGTTTCATTATGTCAATGGTGTATTGGTAACGGTGAAGAAATGAGTGTAATACATATTACTGTGAAGATGTATGAGGGGAGAAGCCATAGTTATCTGTTCATGCGTTAACCACATGGATGTTATGCACAACAGCTCTGCATGCTTAGGAATTCTGTTGTTATCTGTTGCAGGGAAACCACATCTGCACATCTTTACATCTTAACACCTCCACCGGCATCTTACCTGGCCCGGTTTACAAATACCGCCAATATTAACAGCCAGCTAAAACTACCTGGATAATTCAAAGAGTACCAGTCCGAGTGAGGAAAGGAACAGCACTCAGTTTGTGCACGGCTCTGGGTTCAGTAAAGGAACATTGATCGTACTCCTCGTGATCTTGTTAACGCTGGCTCTCCCCTCTGATGATTGTTCTTGTGTGCCCAATAAACAGCTTAAGTTGATCCAATGCTCTCTGCTGTGTTCTGACCGACACCCTGGTTCACTGCTATACTTATCTGAAACTAGCCCCTCTCCTCTCAGAGTAGCCCTTCGCTACAGTGGTATAGAAAGACGTTTTAGCTGTTGTAACACTAGCAGAGAAGGAGGAGAGCAGTGACTGGTAGTCCCCTAAGTCAGCAGGATTCTAGGTCTTGCaccatttcctttcagcagccctgagtgtactccgttgctcacggaggatgtcagacagccaggGGCAGGAGGGGGTGGTGCGGGctggtctggaggacagaggaaaaaggttatctagacaggatgtaagtgttgagcatTAGGTGTCGATGTCACTGTCAAcatctagagatgcaaagttggagggaagagaggatgtgactttagcagagagggtgctaggggagagagagcgaagtggtcagaaatgtgaagaggtgtgacttgaatgttatctgtggtgaagttacgggtgtagatgagatcaagctggtttcctgatctgtgagtacAGGCTGTGGCGAGGCGCGTGAGGTCGAACGAGGCGGTGAGGGTGTGGAAGTCAGAGGCATAGGGTTTctctaggtggatgttgaagtccccaaagactacaagagggccgccatcctccgggaatgatgagagcaacacatctaactcttcaatgaagttgtgaagaggacctggggggcggtaaactacaacaacactgagctgagtgggaaaagtgatattaacagcatggtattcaaatgaatagttgTTGCATAGGGAAGATAGTGGggaatatttccaattattgtGGAGTCGCACAGGTAGAGTCGCAGGTCTTTACTCTCGTCGGTCTTCACACGAGGAGGGCTGACGCTACAGCTGACGCAGAGGCAGTGCTTAAGTAAGTGTTGAGATTAGCACGAACAGAATACAGCTGGAACACGCCTTCTCGATTAGCAAAACAAAACCTGAACGACTTGAATGGGCCACGGATCAAAGAGCAAACAAACTTGCTCCGTGCTTTTTAAGTGCAAAATTATAATGTCAAGCCGTAACGAGCGGCTAACGGCAATTAATTTAATGTGACTTCAGTACCAACGGAAAAAAACGCTAACACCTTAGCAATCAGTCAACGACTAacgaataattaaataaacaagctcaaATAATCTTAACTAACAACAGGCAACAGTCCAGTTCAACAGCTAAAACAACGTAGCAGGGTAAATAGCAGACTCACGCACTACCGCAGACTTGTGATGATATTCGCTTCTCCtgcataatcaaacaacatcGGGCCCAATTGACTGTATTGTATGggcatttctcagaatatcttcttttgttttccacagaataAAGATTTCAACAAGATTTGAATGACATTaaggtgaacaaatgatgacacgTTAttcttattttggggtgaagtgtcactttaagaaaacataatgaGCATTTTACACATACTCTTGTTTTTCCCTCAACTTATTCCATTGCTTTTGTTATCACAACTAACCTAGCTCAGCGATGATGGCTTTCAGTTGGGACCTCTCTTTCTCCAGCTCACTTTTCTCTTTTCTTAGAGCCTGCAACTCTGATGTCAATTCGGTCACATTAGCGCAGGTTTTCAGCATGTGAGCGTCAGCAGAACCGTTGGTGACATCCTGAACAGATGAACTCTTACCTAACACAAAAGGAAAGGAAGCAGATGATGGTTAGGGATAAAaagatataaataaaacatcaggGATCTCCAGGAAggcaaaaacattaaaacaattgtGACATGCTATGCATCAATCTTTGCATTAATTTCATTTGATGGTCGGTGagcaaaatgataaaaaaaattattcttCTATAGGTTGGGTAATGGGGAAGTAGTTCGAAAATCACAAAAACAGCAATTCTTCAGGAAGAAGAGGTACCCACTGTGCACATCTGTCTCCTTCTCACAGATCCAGCGGCGGGACATATCGCAGGGGGCGTCGTACCAGCTCTTTGTAGCAGTACGATTTAAAACCTCAGTTTTCACTATGTAACAAcagtcttcatcatcatcatgattGTTGGGCTCTCCATCCTCCCAGAAACTATAAGCACAAAGTAGAATTTTTCTAAGGGTGTTAATAGgttaaaggatagttcaccaaaaatgaaaattctgtcatcatttactcacctcttgtcatttcaaacctgtatgactttctttcttcgcagaacacaaaagaagatattttgaagaatgttgtaacaGCGCACCCTTCACTTTCATTGTtgcacaatagaagtcaatggggctgctgttctgttaccaacattcttcaaaatatctcttttgtgttctacagaagaaagaacagtcatacagtttgaaatgacaagagggtgagtaaatgatgacagaattttcatttttgggtgaactatccctttaagtaccaTATTAGCATTTAATGAATATTACTGGTTGAAATAATAgccatttataaatataaacaaatacacatttgTCTGAGCTCTGACACAGAGAAATCAAATCATTCAGAGCTATATTGTAACTGAAACTTTTAAATCTTTATTTAAGGAGAAGGAAAAAAGgaatttaaacataaaaacaaacataacatcAAAATAAAGAGGAGTGAAGAATAGATTTAGCAGCTTTCAATGTCTTGTGAGATGTTGGTCGGTTCAACATAGTGGCATTTTAGTCCAGCGGAAGATGCGCTTTGTTgagaaaaatacttgatgtttcgttttggttttgttgtatattaatttgatgcacttaaagaaatattgaggaaaacaacccaaaaattagtctcgtatacggtggaatatgtaaaaaatgaacggttaattcgtttttctgttttgaaaacaaaaacgaataaatgaattatccgaAGGTACACGGACCACGGACCGTGGTCATGTTATTGACGCAATGTGGAAATGCTGAGGTCTAGTTTCATaaatcttacatcataatttaTAATCTTGAACAATGAATATTTCTAAGTCTAGAATTGTATCTTGTAAAGCTCAAATTTAGCTTCCTTCACTCACCCTCCAACCAGTTTGGTTCCATCCACCCAGTACCAGTCATCTTCTACCTTTTCATCACTTATGCCAATCCAGTAAGCGTTCCAGTGACCACGTGGCAGCAGGTCCCAAATAAAAGTCTGCGGCAGGTGAAGATATCAgaaatatttcaaatggatgGCAATGTTAggaaatattcttaaaatgatTCCTTAAGTTCCTTAAGCATTCAGTTCATAGCTTACACATTTTAGGTAATGTCTACACTTCTTTGGCACTGCAAGCCAATAGTTTTACGATTTTAAAATCAATCTTCTCGAGGTCACTTAATATGAAACAAACATACAGGACTACACACTAATGTCAATATAAttctaaagtgatagttcatctgaaatcaactttttgtcagcatcaacgactacttctataccccagtaaaaatgtcagtttgacatcattcaGTTTCAACCCACGTTGAGATGAGCCTGcgatttatgtttcaaacagagatggcgatatacaGGCGAAAGTAACAGATTGCAACGGTAATATCCACTAGAGCTGTCGTTGTTCCTCACCTGTTCTTCAGGCGTGTGGATGATGGCCAGGTGTCCTCCTCTCTGCTTACAGAAAGCCTGACTGTATGACCAGCTATTGGTGTCATCAGAAATAAAGTAACAGCTGCCGCTGAAGTAATGCCAGTCAGACGGGCAGGAATCACTCGCCGTCACTCGCCCGGGAGTGGATTGTGTTGTCACTTGAACTGGAGTGGAAGCGGATGCTTCTATAGAGAGAAACAGTGGCTGAAATTCAttgtacaaaacaaaatacatgcaaaccaatgtttttatttgatgaaatggatagttcacccaaaaatctgattttttcaCCATGtactcatcctcgtgtcattacaaacctgtgtgactttctgttattcttctgttgaacactaaaga is part of the Triplophysa rosa linkage group LG16, Trosa_1v2, whole genome shotgun sequence genome and harbors:
- the LOC130566890 gene encoding CD209 antigen-like; translated protein: MKASASTPVQVTTQSTPGRVTASDSCPSDWHYFSGSCYFISDDTNSWSYSQAFCKQRGGHLAIIHTPEEQTFIWDLLPRGHWNAYWIGISDEKVEDDWYWVDGTKLVGGFWEDGEPNNHDDDEDCCYIVKTEVLNRTATKSWYDAPCDMSRRWICEKETDVHSKSSSVQDVTNGSADAHMLKTCANVTELTSELQALRKEKSELEKERSQLKAIIAELEASASTPVQVTTQSTPGRVTASDSCPSDWHYFSGSCYFISDDTNSWSYSQAFCKQRGGHLAIIHTPEEQTFIWDLLPRGHWNAYWIGISDEKVEDDWYWVDGTKLVGGFWEDGEPNNHDDDEDCCYIVKTEVLNRTATKSWYDAPCYMSRRWICEKETDASS